One genomic segment of Gossypium arboreum isolate Shixiya-1 chromosome 3, ASM2569848v2, whole genome shotgun sequence includes these proteins:
- the LOC108475434 gene encoding MYB-like transcription factor 4 has product MGRSPCCEKAHTNKGAWTKEEDDRLIAYIRAHGEGCWRSLPKAAGLLRCGKSCRLRWINYLRPDLKRGNFTEDEDELIIKLHSLLGNKWSLIAARLPGRTDNEIKNYWNTHIRRKLLNRGVDPLTHKQLNESTARHVANTICCNGVNYEDNKEDSNYDIKNPNEFINKDDDDEMKKIPDLNLDLRISPPTEPIMSSSMDKSKSKNNGNGYDFLGLKSGFLDFRSLETK; this is encoded by the exons ATGGGAAGGTCTCCATGTTGTGAGAAAGCTCATACAAACAAAGGTGCATGGACCAAAGAAGAAGATGACCGCCTCATCGCTTATATCCGAGCCCACGGCGAAGGTTGTTGGCGTTCCCTTCCTAAAGCCGCCGGCCTTCTTCGTTGCGGAAAAAGCTGTCGGCTTCGGTGGATCAACTATTTAAGACCTGACCTTAAACGAGGCAATTTCACTGAGGATGAAGATGAactcattatcaagcttcatagcCTTCTTGGTAATAA GTGGTCACTTATAGCTGCGAGATTACCAGGAAGAACAGATAACGAGATAAAGAACTACTGGAACACACATATAAGAAGGAAGCTATTGAACCGAGGGGTCGATCCCTTGACTCATAAGCAACTCAATGAAAGCACTGCACGTCATGTTGCAAATACAATATGTTGCAATGGCGTTAATTATGAAGATAACAAAGAAGACAGCAATTATGATATTAAAAACCCTAATGAATTCATCAAcaaagatgatgatgatgagatgAAGAAAATCCCAGACTTGAATTTGGACTTGAGAATCAGTCCCCCCACAGAGCCAATCATGAGCAGTAGCATGGACAAAAGCAAGAGCAAGAACAATGGTAATGGTTATGATTTCTTGGGGCTGAAATCTGGTTTCCTGGATTTTAGAAGTTTGGAAACGAAATAA
- the LOC108474779 gene encoding proteasome subunit alpha type-7, whose protein sequence is MARYDRAITVFSPDGHLFQVEYALEAVRKGNAAVGVRGTDIVVLGVEKKSAVKLQDSRSVRKIVSLDDHIALACAGLKADARVLINRARIECQSHRLTVEEPVTVEYITRYIAGLQQKYTQSGGVRPFGLSTLIVGFDPYTGVPSLYQTDPSGTFSAWKANATGRNSNSMREFLEKNYKETSGHETIKLAIRALLEVVESGGKNIEVATMTKEHGLRQLEESEIDAIVAEIEAEKAAAEAAKKALAAPKET, encoded by the exons ATGGCGAGATATGATCGAGCAATTACTGTTTTCTCCCCCGATGGTCATTTATTCCAAGTGGAGTACGCTCTTGAAGCCGTCCGTAAAGGTAACGCCGCCGTCGGAGTTCGCGGCACTGATATCGTCGTCCTCGGTGTCGAGAAAAAATCCGCCGTCAAGCTCCAAGATTCCAG AAGTGTTAGAAAGATTGTGTCCTTGGATGATCACATTGCTCTGGCTTGCGCGGGTTTAAAAGCCGATGCTCGAGTCTTGATCAATAGGGCTCGAATCGAATGTCAAAGTCATAGGCTTACAGTTGAGGAGCCTGTAACTGTCGAATATATAACACGATACATTGCCGGTTTGCAACAGAAGTATACGCAAAGTGGCGGTGTTAGACCGTTTGGTCTCTCGACGTTGATCGTTGGCTTTGATCCCTATACTGGCGTTCCTTCTCTTTACCAGACCGATCCATCCGGAACATTTTCGGCTTGGAAGGCTAATGCAACTGGGAGAAACTCCAATTCGATGAGGGAGTTTCTCGAGAAAAATTATAAAGAAACTTCCGGACATGAAACGATCAAGTTAGCGATCCGTGCTTTGCTCGAA GTCGTCGAGAGCGGGGGAAAGAACATCGAAGTTGCCACAATGACGAAGGAGCATGGACTGCGGCAACTAGAAGAATCCGAAATCGATGCCATCGTTGCCGAGATTGAAGCGGAGAAAGCAGCTGCAGAGGCTGCAAAGAAGGCCCTGGCCGCCCCTAAAGAAACCTAG
- the LOC108474947 gene encoding subtilisin-like protease SBT1.6: protein MACPHGSCAAALIKPVHLNWCPAVIRSAMMTTASIIDNKNQSMIDELVASFPTISKCPTNGTFIRTTTDVGEANSIYIANIVAPKGVTVRVESAKLVFTPTVKKRSFLVIVTADSKHLVVDDVGVIVLDIWE from the exons ATGGCTTGCCCTCATGGTAGTTGTGCGGCTGCGTTGATTAAACCGGTACACCTCAATTGGTGTCCGGCAGTTATTCGATCGGCTATGATGACTACCGCAAGTATAATCGATAATAAGAATCAGTCGATGATTGACGAA CTTGTTGCATCGTTTCCAACCATATCAAAGTGTCCAACAAACGGAACATTCATTAGGACCACGACGGATGTGGGTGAGGCAAACTCAATTTACATTGCGAATATCGTGGCCCCGAAAGGGGTGACTGTGAGGGTGGAGTCGGCGAAGTTGGTGTTCACACCAACGGTGAAGAAGAGGAGCTTTTTGGTGATCGTAACAGCCGATAGCAAGCATTTGGTGGTGGATGATGTTGGAGTCATTGTCTTAGATATATGGGAATAA
- the LOC108475435 gene encoding actin-depolymerizing factor 5-like, with product MAMAFKMATTGMWVADECKNSFMEMKWKKVHRYIVFKIDEKSKLVTVDKVGGAGESYDDFAASLPTDDCRYAVFDFDFVTVDNCRKSKIFFIAWSPTASRIRAKMLYATSKDGLRRVLDGIHYEVQATDPTEMGMDVIKHKAY from the exons ATGGCTATGGCTTTCAAGATG GCTACGACCGGGATGTGGGTCGCCGATGAGTGCAAGAACTCATTCATGGAGATGAAATGGAAGAAAGTGCATCGATACATAGTGTTCAAGATCGACGAAAAATCGAAGCTGGTGACCGTCGACAAGGTCGGCGGTGCCGGCGAAAGCTATGATGATTTCGCAGCCTCGTTGCCCACCGATGATTGCCGATATGCAGTGTTCGATTTCGATTTCGTCACCGTTGATAATTGCCGGAAAAGCAAGATCTTCTTCATTGCATG gtcCCCAACAGCATCAAGGATAAGAGCAAAAATGTTGTATGCAACATCAAAAGATGGGCTAAGGAGAGTGCTTGATGGCATCCACTATGAAGTTCAAGCAACTGATCCAACTGAGATGGGGATGGATGTTATTAAGCATAAAGCTTATTAG